The genomic region TCATAAAAACAGGGTTAAACtaagttaattatttttaaaaatcttaatTAATTAGTTTGATAATCGATTACTATTTCCAATCAATCTCAACAGGGGTAATCCGCCAGATGTCACGTAATCAACTGTAACATTAGTCACAACACAAGTTGCGTTCGAGTTGCCCATCGAAAAATAACATTACAAAATTGGCAAAAGACGATGCCCAGCCTGAATTGGTTTAGTTTAAATCGTGTGGATGGTGGACCGTCATACTTTGGCAATGCAAACAGACTATCGGCTTCCTTGTATTGGAACGATTGGCTATTCGGCGTGGTCATAACGGCAGCAGCTTTCATAACAGTACTACTCCTTCTTTCTCCCATTTACAAACACCAATGGAGAACCATTGGTCTGGTAAGAGAGTTCACGAACCCGTTAATGCTTTAAGGCATAAAGTAATTCGTAATATGATGACAGGTAACAACAAGTATCCTCATGGGAGGTGCCTTCCTTCTTTCTCTAGTAATGCCTTGGTGGCAATGTGGTGGGCCAGTGTCCATTCGAGCACCAATTCGAGTCCAGGATACAGAGCTCATGAACTTAACTCTTGAGGTTCACATCGGGCTTAACTATGTCAACATCACACTGTTACTGGATCCCTTGCAGGGTGGTTCTGCTCAGAATAACGACATCGTTCTACCACGTCTTCTACCGCGAGATTCACTACAACAGTTAACTGGATCCTATGCGAAACTGAGCGATATGGAAAGGATCAAATTTAACGAGCGGATTGAACTCAAAACGGCCGAAGAGATGCGAGAACAGTTCAGAGCAGCCCTAGAACGTGGATTGCCCGTCCCGATATTGACAGTCGTCAACTATCTGAGTCACCAAGAAGAAGGTTTCCGCTGGTCGGTTGATTTCCGCCTCGCTGGATTCTTTTGCCAATTCACATTGACTTTAACACTCATCTCCTGGGCCTGGATGAACATCTTTTTTCTGGTCATTCCGCAGCACGGAGCTATCGCCATGATAACAACCGGTTTGCTGGCTCTTCTCTCCGTCTTCCTCTACTGGATTTTACTGCCAACCTTGGATCTAGTCATCAACATCAACGGAAGCATTCTCCAATTCAGACTAGACGGCTGTTACTGGACGGTGTTTGGCACTGGTCTTTTTGCCCTGTTGATAGGCAGCTTCTTGCTGATTCTAGAGATTCGCCAACCTGGTACTGTTGTATTCGACCTGGAAATCGACTCTGAATTCAAGGCCAAATTAATAAACAAAGTGGTAGAGAAACGCTCAATCAAATTACAGCCATCCATGCCATTAAGTCCACACAAGCCAAGCTTGAAATCAAAGCTGTCCGTTATCGATGCCACAGTGGAAAGCTACGTCCAATCGAGCGTCACAACATCGGATACCAAACTGGATTCAGGATTTGGCATTTCGTCGGACTCGATTTCTAATTTCGACACTCAATTTcagatgaattctgcatccgATCTTGAACAGATAGCCACTATGGATGGATCTTACTTCAAGTCGTCCGTCACAAATGTACGGTAAAAACATTGTCTTATTAAAAAGAGGCAGATAGGCTATTAGTCGTTTTTGAAAACTAGCTGATACAAGCGGAGGATGCCCCTAAGATCTACAGCTACACGTTCCGGCACGGAAGGGAGTTGCCCAGCTTCCACGAGAGCACAATATCGCTGCACAGCGAGACTGCGCCACGTTATTTAGACAGTATCGTCGAGGAGGATATCGTTGTTCACAACTCGGCAAATTCCCCtccaaaaacaattttgatCAATTCGGGTGAAGGAACGCAACGCAATTCCGAATCCTCGTCAGACTTGGAAAAGGAAGAATGGCAAGATCCTGTTGAAAATGGCGAGACGGAACGTTTCCATGTGGATTCTGATGGACACAATGATACGTTTTGTTCTACGATCAGTTCAGCTACGGATCCCTCCCCAAGACGTCGTTCGCAACGCGCTATGTCGATTGGGTAACAATTTCAAAGATCACCCTCCTAAATTTAGCCCTTTCATTTCAAGTGTTTTTCATCAGGTCCCATCGAGACATTTTCGGACACACACCCAAAGAGCTAATTTAAGGTATACAACGATACTACTTCCTTTTGTAAAATATAGAGCTCTCCTTATCGAAAATGTTGTAAGAGAAATATATatgaaaatataaatattattATCGATGTATATGGAGTATTGTTCTTACCATTCCACATCGGGATACTGTAGCGGGCGAAGCATTGTCAATGTTATGCGGCTCGAAGATGATTTTGCAGTACGGAGACATTGGCAGGCGATCGCCGTTGGCCAGCGTCAATGTTCTGTTGTCGTCCAGCACAGAATTGAGGTTTTCAATCCAAAGGGAGTCGACTGGTCCATCGAGTACCAACCAAATATGTTCGCCACGTTTAGTGCGCAGGGTCTTGCGCCACAAGGCCGAAAAAATGCCATCAGTCCTGAAGTATGAAATGTATCATTCTTTTACTATtatccattaaaaataaaacatcgtTGTTGTACCAATCATTTGTAGCAACATCTAGACGGCCAAACATCTGAGCAGCTGAAATTGCTTTCGGATTCATTCGGAGTTCGCGGTGGGGCTGACCGCAAGCACTCAGGGATTTCTATGAACCACGAAATCCTAAACAACGGTCtcaatgaataaaaatataacTGAATTCAAGTTTACCATCAAAATCTGGATGCAGGCGGTTTTTCCAGAACCAGTCGGTCCCAACGTCATGATTCCGTGACGTACTAGTTGCGTTTCGTACAGCTGGATTAATTTCAAAAGCCACGGAGGATGCATTATTAACCCTGCCGCTTTAACCTGTTCTCGGATGGCATTTTCCAGCTCGGCGTAATTCGTTTTTTCCAGAGCCGTAGTTGGGAAAAGATCGCCGATGAGGGACATAAACAAAGGCTCGTCTTCGTCCACCAGTTTTGACAGATTCATGTCACGCAAAACTCTCATGACAATCATGCTCTCAGAATCGCGGACGTTTTGTCGTTTCGTGGCGCCCAGCGTCCGCAATACAGACAGAATGTTTCGCAATCCGAAATCGTAATGGACCTGCTTTGTCAGCTGTTCTTCGCAGAGTTTGTATAGAGTATAAAATTTTCGGGCCAGGGTAATGTTTTCCAAAAATCCACATGATGCCAGTTTGACACGGATAATAATTTGACGATCGGGTACCATCTGTAAAAATCAGCTGTTAATACGAGATGAATaactaatttttaaatttagtatACCATGGAGACGAAACGGAATTGATTCTTAAGATTCTCTGGTAGTTGTTGACGGCCAGCGTATCCAGGATTCATCGTCAAAAAGATGCCGAATTCAGGGTTCATCTCGATAGTGTCGCCATCCGTGAAGATGAgttgtctctttttctctcttttgcaGGCGAGAACGACGGCAATCTGCTGGGCAGCTACTGATAAAACGGCCAACTCGATACGATTAAACTCGTCGAAGCAACCCCAGGCACCCGACTGGGCCAGTCCTTTGTAAATTCGACCGAGACCACGGAAATCCATCTGATCGGAACAGTTGAACACGACGACGTATTTGCCAAGCGTCTTGCCCATATCTTTAGTCGTTTCCGTCTTGCCTGTACCGGCCGGCCCGCTCGGACAGCCACCCATGCACATATGTAGAGCTTGAGCCAGAGTGATGTAACAACGATCCGTTAACGGCGTAATAACAAGCCGTTCAGTGCAGCCAAGAAATTCGTTTTGGTAGGTGAAAGAGACGTCGGTGATGCTAATGGCCATTTGATCGTGTTCGGATTTAAAGTAGAAGCGAAATCtggccagcaaaaaaaaaataaaagatgaaatTAATCAATATGAATAGGTGTTGAGGTAGGAAATGAAACTCAACTGTTTGATCCATTCAAAGTCGGTGATTGAACGGATACCGCTACGACACAGCTGGTCGAAAATGTCTCGTTGGTGAACATGGATGGTGATCAACGTTTCGAATTTGATACGTTCCAGCCGGTCAAGATTTTTAGTTGTTTGCTCAATGAGCGTATTAAGCACTTCCAAGAATTTGGCATTCGTGTCTTGCATCACTTTGCGGTCGTATCGACTTACGGCCAGGGCCGATTCAGCATCGCGAGTCCACAGCATCTGAAGACCGAGAATGCCTACTTGAGACGGGAAAGCGGCCAAGAATTCCAATAAATTGAATTCCGTGTTTTGGATGGCCTGGCTGGCCAAGCGGATGATGGAGTGAAGGGAACGGTGCGCTTCTTGTAGCAATCGCATTAGCCATATTTCCACACTACCTTCCGCACGGACCGGCTGTTCCAGCGCGATCGATTCTCCCTGTAGATTTATTGGAAAACATTTATAAAGTCAGTTAGAAATGTGATTGTCTCTAAGAGCTTATTACCTCAGTGGA from Daphnia carinata strain CSIRO-1 chromosome 6, CSIRO_AGI_Dcar_HiC_V3, whole genome shotgun sequence harbors:
- the LOC130689430 gene encoding uncharacterized protein LOC130689430, translated to MPSLNWFSLNRVDGGPSYFGNANRLSASLYWNDWLFGVVITAAAFITVLLLLSPIYKHQWRTIGLVTTSILMGGAFLLSLVMPWWQCGGPVSIRAPIRVQDTELMNLTLEVHIGLNYVNITLLLDPLQGGSAQNNDIVLPRLLPRDSLQQLTGSYAKLSDMERIKFNERIELKTAEEMREQFRAALERGLPVPILTVVNYLSHQEEGFRWSVDFRLAGFFCQFTLTLTLISWAWMNIFFLVIPQHGAIAMITTGLLALLSVFLYWILLPTLDLVININGSILQFRLDGCYWTVFGTGLFALLIGSFLLILEIRQPGTVVFDLEIDSEFKAKLINKVVEKRSIKLQPSMPLSPHKPSLKSKLSVIDATVESYVQSSVTTSDTKLDSGFGISSDSISNFDTQFQMNSASDLEQIATMDGSYFKSSVTNLIQAEDAPKIYSYTFRHGRELPSFHESTISLHSETAPRYLDSIVEEDIVVHNSANSPPKTILINSGEGTQRNSESSSDLEKEEWQDPVENGETERFHVDSDGHNDTFCSTISSATDPSPRRRSQRAMSIGSHRDIFGHTPKELI